GGCCGTAACAACTCTCACGCCACCCACACCCACCACCACAACAACCGCAGAGACGACGACGAAGAACAACACCCCAACTACCCTCCTCCACCAGGCAGCACCGGCAGCCCTTACTCCTCCTTCAACAACCCTTACCCACCACCACAACAACAACCACCCTTTTACGGCGAACCTCACCGTCCACCGCCACAACAACCACCCTTCTACGGCGAGCCTCACCGTCCACCACCATCTCAGCCAGAAACCAACGTGTTCCACACATCTCACGACGTCACATATGGACACGTGTCCCATCCTCCTCAATCTCATCACCCTGATCACTCACCCAACTATGGTTACCCTGTACCACCAGCACAACAACCACCCTTTTCAAGTTACTCCGCCCCTCCACCTCCCAACGCTGCCACCGTGCACCATGTTTCTCACGAGGTTCATCCACCTTCCAACACCAACGTGCTCCATGTTTCTCACGAGACTAATCAGTTTCCAAACTCTGTTCACCATGTCGGCCATCAGGGTCCCACTGCTCTCTCTGGGAAACCCACTTACCGGGTTGTCACCAAGGCAAACCCTGATTATGCTCTCACTGTTCGTCACGGGCAGGTCATTCTAGCACCGTTCAATCCCAACAATGAGCACCAGGTAATGCGAAAATGTGGTATTTTGTTTCGGGTGAATGGTCAAATTGTTCACTCAAAGGGTTGGATGCTGGTAAGAACTACCAAGTTGTCAGCGCCCAACACTTTC
This is a stretch of genomic DNA from Lotus japonicus ecotype B-129 chromosome 1, LjGifu_v1.2. It encodes these proteins:
- the LOC130729844 gene encoding ricin B-like lectin EULS3, translating into MEFPFNQGRNNSHATHTHHHNNRRDDDEEQHPNYPPPPGSTGSPYSSFNNPYPPPQQQPPFYGEPHRPPPQQPPFYGEPHRPPPSQPETNVFHTSHDVTYGHVSHPPQSHHPDHSPNYGYPVPPAQQPPFSSYSAPPPPNAATVHHVSHEVHPPSNTNVLHVSHETNQFPNSVHHVGHQGPTALSGKPTYRVVTKANPDYALTVRHGQVILAPFNPNNEHQLWYKDEKYSTRVKDAERCPAFSLVNKATGEAIKHSIGESHPVRLIPYKPDYLDESILWTESKDLGDSYRSVRMVNNIHLNMDAYHGDKNSGGVHDGTTIVLWQWNKGDNQRWKIIPY